One Banduia mediterranea genomic region harbors:
- the rplA gene encoding 50S ribosomal protein L1 — protein sequence MAITKRKKLFNEKVEAGKSYPIDEAIALLKSVASAKFRESFDMSVNLGIDARKSDQNVRGSTVLPHGSGKSVRVAVFAQGAKAEEAKAAGADAVGMDELAQAMKDGDLSYQVVVAEPAAMRVVGALGQLLGPRGLMPNPKTGTVTPNVGEAVKNAKAGMAKFRTDKAGIIHCAIGAADFEEAKLKDNLGAVLRDLRRAKPSTSKGIYIKKLTLSTTMGPGVPVDLSSLPE from the coding sequence ATGGCAATCACGAAACGAAAGAAGCTGTTCAACGAAAAGGTCGAGGCCGGCAAGTCCTATCCGATCGACGAAGCCATCGCCCTGCTCAAGAGCGTGGCCAGTGCGAAGTTCCGCGAGTCCTTCGACATGTCCGTGAACCTCGGCATTGATGCGCGCAAGTCCGACCAGAACGTGCGCGGCTCCACCGTGCTGCCGCATGGCTCGGGCAAGAGCGTGCGCGTGGCGGTGTTCGCGCAGGGCGCCAAGGCCGAGGAGGCCAAGGCCGCCGGTGCAGACGCCGTGGGCATGGACGAGTTGGCGCAGGCGATGAAGGACGGTGATCTGAGCTATCAGGTCGTCGTGGCCGAACCGGCCGCCATGCGTGTCGTCGGCGCGCTGGGCCAGTTGCTGGGGCCGCGCGGCCTGATGCCGAACCCGAAGACCGGCACGGTCACGCCGAACGTGGGCGAGGCGGTCAAGAACGCCAAGGCCGGTATGGCCAAGTTCCGTACCGACAAGGCCGGCATCATTCATTGCGCGATCGGCGCCGCCGATTTCGAAGAAGCCAAGCTCAAGGACAATCTGGGCGCGGTGCTGCGCGATCTGCGTCGCGCCAAGCCGTCCACGTCCAAGGGCATCTACATCAAGAAGCTCACCCTGTCGACGACGATGGGGCCGGGTGTGCCGGTCGACCTTTCAAGCCTGCCCGAATAA
- the nusG gene encoding transcription termination/antitermination protein NusG, with product MTMRWYVVHAYSQYENQVKKALAERIRRDGLDDSFGDILVPTEEVVEIKDGVKRTTERKFFPGYVLVQMDMNEEAWHLVKNTPKVLGFIGGTPDKPAPISDKEAAQILSRVEESVEKPKPKTLFEPGESVRVIDGPFADFAGVVEEVNYDKNRLRVAVLIFGRSTPVELEFSQVEKA from the coding sequence ATGACGATGCGCTGGTACGTCGTACACGCCTATTCGCAGTACGAGAATCAGGTCAAGAAGGCGCTGGCCGAGCGCATCCGCCGCGATGGGCTGGACGACTCGTTCGGCGACATCCTGGTGCCGACCGAAGAGGTCGTCGAAATCAAGGATGGCGTCAAGCGCACCACCGAGCGCAAGTTCTTCCCGGGCTATGTTCTGGTGCAGATGGACATGAACGAGGAAGCCTGGCACCTCGTCAAGAACACGCCGAAGGTGCTTGGCTTCATCGGTGGCACCCCGGACAAGCCGGCGCCGATCTCCGACAAGGAGGCCGCCCAGATCCTGTCGCGCGTGGAGGAATCGGTCGAAAAGCCGAAGCCCAAGACCCTGTTCGAGCCGGGCGAGAGTGTGCGCGTGATCGACGGGCCGTTCGCGGATTTCGCGGGTGTCGTCGAGGAAGTCAATTACGACAAGAACCGCCTGCGCGTCGCGGTTCTGATTTTTGGCCGGTCGACGCCGGTCGAGCTGGAATTTTCGCAGGTCGAGAAGGCCTGA
- the rplJ gene encoding 50S ribosomal protein L10 produces MALRLGDKKALVAEVNEVAQRALSAVAAEYRGLKAGQLDILRKEARDKGIYLHVVKNTLASRAVAGTEFECLQSALTGPLILGFSLEDPGAVGRVIKDFAKANEKLVVKAVAVGGTLYGAADLDRLASLPTKEQALSMLLGTMQAPISTFVRTLAEPTAQFVRVVQAVADKQAA; encoded by the coding sequence ATGGCTTTAAGGCTTGGTGACAAGAAGGCCCTGGTTGCGGAAGTGAACGAAGTCGCCCAGCGCGCGCTATCGGCAGTGGCTGCCGAATATCGCGGTCTGAAGGCGGGTCAGCTCGACATTCTGCGCAAGGAAGCCCGTGACAAAGGGATTTACCTGCACGTAGTGAAGAACACGCTGGCCAGCCGAGCGGTTGCAGGCACCGAATTCGAGTGCCTCCAGTCCGCGCTGACCGGGCCACTGATTCTCGGTTTCTCTCTGGAGGATCCGGGTGCGGTGGGTCGCGTGATCAAGGACTTCGCCAAGGCGAACGAAAAGCTGGTGGTCAAGGCTGTTGCGGTGGGAGGCACGCTCTATGGTGCCGCCGATCTCGACCGTCTGGCCTCGCTGCCGACCAAGGAGCAGGCCTTGTCCATGCTCCTCGGCACGATGCAGGCACCGATCAGCACCTTCGTTCGTACCCTGGCGGAGCCCACCGCCCAGTTTGTTCGCGTCGTTCAGGCGGTCGCGGACAAGCAGGCGGCGTGA
- the rplK gene encoding 50S ribosomal protein L11: MAKKVKGYVKLQIPAGKANPSPPVGPALGQQGVNIMEFCKAFNAATQKLEVGLPTPVVITVYSDRSFTFITKTPPATTLIKKAIGLKSGSATPNTNKVGKITREQLEEIAKTKWPDLNAGDAEAAVRTIAGSARSMGVEVEGV, encoded by the coding sequence ATGGCTAAGAAAGTAAAAGGCTACGTCAAGCTGCAGATTCCGGCAGGCAAGGCCAATCCGTCGCCGCCGGTCGGTCCCGCACTGGGCCAGCAGGGCGTCAACATCATGGAATTCTGCAAGGCCTTCAATGCGGCCACGCAGAAGCTGGAAGTCGGTCTGCCGACGCCGGTGGTGATCACGGTCTACTCCGACCGTTCGTTCACCTTCATCACCAAGACGCCGCCCGCGACCACGCTGATCAAGAAGGCGATCGGCCTCAAGTCGGGCAGTGCCACGCCGAACACCAACAAGGTCGGCAAGATCACGCGCGAGCAGCTCGAAGAGATCGCCAAGACCAAGTGGCCGGATCTGAACGCCGGCGATGCCGAAGCCGCGGTCCGCACGATCGCCGGTTCCGCCCGTTCCATGGGTGTCGAGGTCGAAGGGGTCTAA
- the rplL gene encoding 50S ribosomal protein L7/L12, which yields MALSNQEILDAISEKSVMDIVELVKMMEDKFGVSAAAPVAAAAGPAAAAAPAEEQTEFTVVLASFGENKVNVIKAVRELTGLGLKEAKDLVEGAPKELKEGVSKDDAAAMKKKLEEAGAKVEVK from the coding sequence ATGGCACTTTCCAACCAGGAAATCCTTGACGCAATCAGCGAAAAGTCCGTCATGGACATCGTTGAGCTGGTCAAGATGATGGAAGACAAGTTCGGTGTGAGCGCTGCGGCCCCGGTCGCTGCTGCTGCGGGTCCGGCTGCGGCCGCCGCCCCGGCGGAAGAGCAGACCGAGTTCACCGTGGTTCTCGCCTCCTTCGGCGAAAACAAGGTCAACGTGATCAAGGCGGTTCGCGAACTCACGGGCCTTGGTCTGAAGGAAGCCAAGGACCTCGTCGAAGGCGCGCCGAAGGAGCTGAAGGAAGGCGTGTCCAAGGACGACGCCGCGGCGATGAAGAAGAAGCTCGAAGAAGCTGGCGCCAAGGTCGAGGTCAAGTAA